From Chryseobacterium salivictor, a single genomic window includes:
- a CDS encoding DUF420 domain-containing protein — translation MSLTVFIMTGVLVITLLAPAFSYYAIKKAREKDYKTHKKIQTLVYVFCIAAVLVLELLIRFSGGSGSMFKDSSHADNPVFKTLLAAHITGAVLTYILWTFLMIKSRRKFKKTLPGKFSVSHKRLGIAVFIGLVYTGFTAFVVYLMTLDFI, via the coding sequence ATGAGTTTAACCGTTTTCATTATGACGGGCGTTTTGGTCATAACGCTTCTCGCGCCGGCTTTTAGTTATTACGCCATTAAAAAAGCAAGAGAGAAAGATTATAAAACCCATAAAAAAATACAAACGCTTGTGTATGTATTCTGCATCGCGGCGGTTCTGGTGTTGGAGTTGCTCATCCGTTTTTCGGGTGGCTCGGGAAGCATGTTCAAAGACAGTTCCCATGCCGATAATCCGGTTTTTAAAACCCTTCTCGCCGCTCACATTACCGGTGCAGTGCTCACCTATATTTTATGGACTTTTCTGATGATAAAGTCCCGTCGGAAATTTAAAAAAACACTGCCCGGAAAATTTTCGGTGTCTCACAAAAGACTGGGAATTGCCGTGTTTATAGGGTTGGTTTACACTGGATTTACAGCGTTTGTCGTGTATTTAATGACCCTCGATTTCATTTAA
- a CDS encoding sensor histidine kinase, with product MNQLNILKKSLPPVLAWLSLAIILLVLVPLAYPVKLPLEYHFYNFILFWILFGVYYLNVNFLIPIIYKKYGLISYLGSIIIIGIVTIFFMDEIQNALQIRQLIHQRLNPNEPYVRKRNVFIYFYIIILLAIILLSGIILQLVRKWNREEKNNSILREEKAKAELMTLKAQIHPHFFFNTLNTIYALSHSDVPQSQEALLKLSKMMRFAMNEENREKVKLQEEMEFIKNYLDLMKHRLPTNVGFKADILDVKSDIEIVPMILLTFIENCFKHGITTEKPCGISIETQLKGTTFTLKTQNDIFENKANALDSSEIGIDNTVRRLDILYPQNYTYRSHKENGTYYCELQINLK from the coding sequence GTGAATCAACTGAATATCCTTAAAAAATCTTTACCTCCCGTTCTCGCGTGGCTTTCACTGGCAATTATTTTGTTGGTGCTGGTTCCATTGGCTTATCCGGTGAAATTACCGCTGGAATATCATTTTTATAACTTCATCTTATTTTGGATTCTTTTTGGGGTTTATTATCTGAATGTGAATTTCCTTATCCCGATCATTTACAAAAAATACGGCCTCATTTCTTATCTCGGAAGTATTATCATCATTGGGATTGTTACGATTTTCTTCATGGATGAGATCCAAAATGCACTCCAAATCCGGCAATTAATTCATCAAAGATTAAATCCGAATGAACCCTACGTTCGAAAAAGAAACGTTTTTATTTACTTCTACATCATTATTTTATTAGCCATTATTTTACTTTCGGGAATAATTTTGCAGTTGGTGAGAAAATGGAACCGGGAAGAGAAAAACAACAGTATTCTTCGGGAAGAAAAGGCTAAAGCAGAATTAATGACTTTAAAAGCCCAGATTCATCCGCACTTCTTCTTTAATACCCTCAATACGATTTATGCCCTCTCCCATTCCGATGTCCCGCAATCTCAGGAAGCTTTGCTGAAACTTTCAAAAATGATGCGTTTCGCAATGAATGAAGAAAACCGCGAAAAGGTAAAACTGCAGGAAGAGATGGAGTTTATTAAAAATTATCTCGATTTAATGAAGCACCGCTTGCCAACTAACGTAGGTTTTAAAGCTGATATTTTAGACGTAAAATCCGATATAGAAATCGTTCCCATGATTTTACTGACCTTTATCGAAAACTGTTTCAAACATGGAATTACGACGGAAAAACCATGCGGAATCAGCATTGAAACGCAACTGAAAGGCACTACATTTACGCTGAAAACGCAGAATGACATTTTTGAAAACAAGGCAAACGCTCTTGATTCTTCAGAAATTGGAATCGACAATACCGTCAGGCGTTTAGATATCTTATATCCGCAAAATTACACCTACCGATCCCACAAAGAAAACGGAACCTATTATTGTGAACTGCAAATCAATCTGAAATGA
- a CDS encoding LytR/AlgR family response regulator transcription factor yields MKIRCVALDDEPLALKLLSEFLSKIEFLQLEASFSSTPDALKYISEKEIDCIFLDIEMPGLNGIDLSKILNNFTKKPEIVFVSAYGKYAVDGFKPDGADFLLKPYSFEELKDAAQKVLNSIEFKNTKTTDDSFFIKIDAQQVKLISSEILYIESMRDYVKIYTKNRDVPYIPLMTLKKIKTVLNGKYFLQINRSQIINISKISAYGKNSLTVTGKKFAVTGKFQKEFERRKLTFV; encoded by the coding sequence ATGAAAATACGCTGTGTTGCCTTGGATGATGAACCTTTAGCACTGAAACTGCTTTCAGAATTCCTTTCAAAAATCGAGTTCTTACAGCTGGAAGCCTCATTTTCTTCCACGCCGGACGCTTTGAAATACATTTCTGAAAAAGAGATTGACTGTATTTTTCTGGATATTGAAATGCCCGGTTTAAACGGAATCGACCTGAGTAAAATCTTAAATAATTTTACAAAAAAACCCGAAATCGTTTTCGTAAGCGCTTATGGGAAATATGCAGTCGACGGCTTTAAACCGGATGGAGCCGATTTTCTGCTGAAGCCTTACAGTTTTGAAGAATTAAAAGACGCCGCCCAAAAAGTGTTGAATTCCATTGAATTCAAAAACACCAAAACGACCGATGATTCTTTCTTTATTAAAATTGATGCGCAACAGGTCAAACTGATCTCATCTGAGATTCTGTATATCGAAAGCATGCGGGATTATGTGAAAATCTACACCAAAAACCGCGATGTCCCGTATATTCCTTTGATGACTTTAAAAAAAATTAAAACCGTTTTAAACGGGAAATATTTTCTGCAGATCAACCGCTCCCAAATCATCAACATTTCAAAAATAAGTGCTTACGGAAAAAACAGCCTGACCGTGACAGGAAAAAAATTTGCAGTAACCGGGAAATTTCAGAAGGAATTTGAGAGGCGTAAACTGACTTTTGTATAA
- the crcB gene encoding fluoride efflux transporter CrcB, translating to MKNLFYIFIGGGLGSVLRFLVSNYTQKLWNINSFPMGTFLVNMIGCFLIGVLTSYFIKVDNYLKFLLITGFCGGFTTFSTFSAESYSLWQSGHYPILIFYILLSVMVGLAAVYLGLQVIKN from the coding sequence ATGAAAAATCTATTTTACATATTCATAGGAGGAGGATTGGGAAGCGTACTGCGTTTCCTGGTTTCCAACTATACCCAGAAGTTATGGAATATCAATTCCTTTCCGATGGGTACTTTTTTGGTGAACATGATTGGTTGTTTTTTGATCGGCGTGCTTACATCTTATTTCATAAAAGTAGATAATTATTTGAAGTTTCTGTTGATTACCGGATTTTGTGGAGGGTTCACCACCTTCTCTACTTTTTCCGCCGAAAGCTATTCATTATGGCAAAGTGGGCACTATCCGATATTGATATTTTATATTTTATTGAGTGTTATGGTGGGTTTAGCCGCTGTTTATCTGGGTTTGCAAGTCATTAAGAATTAA
- the trxB gene encoding thioredoxin-disulfide reductase encodes MEDNILDCVIVGSGPSGFTAAIYAARADLKPELYTGLEPGGQLTTTTEVDNFPGYPNGITGPEMMMDLQKQAERFETKVHYEMITKAEFSQEVGGIHKLWAGKKEIWAKSVIISTGATAKYLGLDDEKKYSGGGVSACATCDGFFYKGKEVVVVGAGDTAAEEATYLAKLCSKVTMLVRKDHFRASKAMIHRVSNTPNIEVLFNHELTGIEGENSLVERAVVINNQTQETSKIDVHGIFIAIGHQPNTDIFKGQINLDENGYINTLPGSTKTNLPGVFAAGDVQDSQYRQAITAAGSGCMAAMDAEKYLGELA; translated from the coding sequence ATGGAAGACAATATTTTAGACTGCGTCATCGTAGGTTCCGGACCATCCGGTTTTACTGCTGCGATTTATGCGGCCAGAGCCGACTTGAAACCTGAGTTATACACTGGTCTTGAACCAGGCGGACAATTAACGACCACAACCGAAGTTGACAATTTTCCTGGATATCCGAACGGAATTACCGGTCCCGAAATGATGATGGATCTGCAAAAACAAGCCGAAAGATTCGAAACCAAAGTTCATTACGAAATGATTACCAAAGCTGAATTTTCTCAGGAAGTTGGTGGGATTCACAAGCTTTGGGCAGGAAAAAAAGAAATTTGGGCCAAATCCGTCATTATTTCTACCGGTGCGACTGCAAAATATTTAGGCCTGGATGACGAGAAAAAATATTCCGGTGGAGGAGTTTCTGCCTGTGCAACCTGTGACGGATTTTTCTACAAAGGCAAAGAAGTTGTTGTTGTTGGAGCAGGAGATACCGCAGCGGAGGAAGCTACTTATCTGGCAAAGTTGTGCAGCAAAGTTACAATGCTGGTGAGAAAAGACCATTTCCGTGCTTCCAAAGCGATGATTCACCGCGTGAGCAATACCCCGAATATCGAAGTGTTATTCAATCACGAACTGACCGGAATTGAAGGCGAAAATTCTTTGGTTGAAAGAGCTGTGGTGATTAACAATCAAACTCAGGAGACCTCAAAAATTGATGTTCACGGCATCTTTATCGCAATCGGACACCAACCGAATACAGATATATTCAAAGGTCAGATCAATTTAGACGAGAACGGATATATCAACACGCTTCCAGGTTCAACGAAAACGAATTTACCAGGAGTTTTCGCGGCGGGTGATGTGCAGGACAGTCAGTACAGACAGGCGATTACTGCGGCAGGTAGTGGTTGTATGGCTGCTATGGATGCGGAGAAGTATTTAGGCGAACTGGCGTAG